In one Nocardioides sp. NBC_00368 genomic region, the following are encoded:
- a CDS encoding glycerophosphodiester phosphodiesterase family protein, with translation MASASRPLVIGHRGAPGYLPEHSLESYRLALRQGVDALETDVVMTRDGVMVLRHENELTRTTDVASRPEFAERRTTKVISGKKWTGWFTEDFTFAELLTLGAPTTSQPIITLDTLLLLVADESQRRGRRIGLHVEVKHPTYFASIGLPVTDTLLQTLADHGVDAWNSLPGLPTQRLWLQSFDEAWVREMSTRTDLPLVQLVDKKWGAVDCAEIATYAQAIGPKKSMVRKKGQPPTGLADEAHRHGLKVFVWTLKAGRDQANRLFEAGVDGVFADYPNRPIAALADVTAAQTA, from the coding sequence ATGGCATCGGCCTCCCGCCCCCTTGTGATCGGCCATCGCGGAGCACCCGGCTACCTGCCGGAGCACTCCTTGGAGTCCTACCGCCTGGCGCTGCGCCAGGGCGTGGACGCGCTCGAGACCGACGTGGTGATGACACGTGACGGGGTCATGGTGCTCCGGCACGAGAACGAGCTCACCCGCACCACGGACGTCGCCTCTCGCCCGGAGTTCGCGGAGCGGCGTACGACCAAGGTCATCAGCGGCAAGAAGTGGACCGGCTGGTTCACCGAGGACTTCACCTTCGCCGAGCTGCTCACCCTCGGCGCGCCGACCACGAGCCAGCCGATCATCACGCTCGACACGCTGCTGCTGCTCGTCGCCGACGAGTCGCAGCGGCGCGGCCGGCGGATCGGGCTGCACGTGGAGGTCAAGCACCCGACGTACTTCGCCTCCATCGGCCTGCCCGTCACCGACACCCTCCTCCAGACCCTCGCCGACCACGGCGTCGATGCCTGGAACAGCCTTCCGGGTCTGCCGACGCAGCGGCTGTGGCTGCAGAGCTTCGACGAGGCGTGGGTGCGTGAGATGAGCACCCGCACGGATCTGCCCCTGGTGCAGCTGGTCGACAAGAAGTGGGGTGCGGTCGACTGCGCGGAGATCGCGACGTACGCCCAGGCCATCGGCCCGAAGAAGTCGATGGTGCGCAAGAAGGGGCAGCCGCCGACCGGCCTGGCCGATGAGGCCCACCGGCACGGCCTGAAGGTCTTCGTGTGGACCCTGAAAGCAGGTCGCGACCAGGCGAATCGCCTCTTCGAGGCAGGGGTCGACGGGGTGTTCGCCGACTACCCGAACCGGCCGATCGCGGCTTTGGCAGACGTCACAGCCGCGCAGACCGCCTGA
- a CDS encoding LuxR C-terminal-related transcriptional regulator: MSEVKVVIVDDHAMFRTGVRAELSRSPVIRIVGEAEDVDTAVKAIAEGKPDVVLLDVHLPGGGGVEVMRKAPAVDGSPRYLALSVSDAAEDVIGTIRGGARGYVTKTITGAELVAAIQRVSGGDAVFSPRLAGFVLDAFAGTIAIADIDEDLDRLTEREREVMRLIARGYSYKEVAGELFISIKTVETHMSNVLRKLQLSSRHELTRWANDRRLL, from the coding sequence ATGAGTGAGGTCAAGGTCGTCATCGTCGACGACCACGCGATGTTCCGCACCGGCGTACGCGCCGAGCTGAGCCGGTCGCCGGTCATCCGGATCGTCGGGGAGGCCGAGGACGTCGACACCGCGGTCAAGGCGATCGCCGAGGGCAAGCCCGACGTGGTGCTGCTCGACGTGCACCTCCCCGGTGGTGGCGGCGTCGAGGTGATGCGCAAGGCACCGGCCGTCGACGGCTCGCCGCGCTATCTCGCGCTGTCGGTCTCCGACGCCGCGGAAGACGTCATCGGCACCATCCGCGGGGGTGCCCGCGGCTATGTCACCAAGACCATCACCGGCGCCGAGCTGGTCGCCGCGATCCAGCGGGTGTCCGGGGGAGACGCGGTCTTCTCGCCGCGCCTGGCCGGCTTCGTGCTCGATGCCTTCGCCGGCACCATCGCCATCGCCGACATCGACGAGGACCTCGACCGTCTGACCGAACGAGAGCGCGAGGTGATGCGCCTCATCGCCCGCGGCTACTCCTACAAGGAGGTCGCCGGAGAGCTGTTCATCTCGATCAAGACGGTCGAGACCCACATGTCCAACGTGCTGCGCAAGCTGCAGCTGTCGAGCCGTCACGAGCTCACCCGCTGGGCCAACGACCGCCGCCTGCTCTAG
- a CDS encoding PspC domain-containing protein yields the protein MTTTHATAELPAPPPEPAVRRAYRDTDASVIGGVAAGLAEHLGLPVLAVRAFFVVTAVFSGFGVVLYAALWIFIPAAPHIEQSTPGGESATRGGRRPSSRPGGVDKGPAIALLALGFGAIVLFDTVLGAGALIWPAMLGVAGVALLWRQADAAQRERWIDGTGHLDLVRMVFGKGGWRAYVRVGVGVGLMLFAVILAGGQLDLGNATALVIAGLIVLGAGFLVAGPWVRQLASDLGSEREERIRSQERADMAAHLHDSVLQTLALIQRNSGDPAMVQKLARAQERDLREWLFSTPAEADETFAAALKAATAEVEDAHGVTVDVVVVGDGPFDETVRPIVAATREAVTNAAKHAGTGRVDVYAEATEEAFEVFVRDRGAGFVLDEVSADRHGVRDSIIDRMSRHGGSAVVRSSPGEGTEVRLKQPRTKEAGYEGERT from the coding sequence ATGACGACAACCCATGCGACGGCGGAGCTGCCGGCACCGCCCCCGGAGCCGGCCGTACGCCGCGCCTACCGCGACACCGACGCGTCGGTGATCGGCGGCGTGGCCGCCGGGCTGGCCGAGCACCTCGGCCTGCCGGTACTGGCCGTGCGTGCGTTCTTCGTGGTGACGGCGGTGTTCAGCGGCTTCGGCGTGGTCCTCTACGCCGCCCTGTGGATCTTCATCCCCGCCGCGCCCCACATCGAGCAGTCCACGCCGGGCGGCGAGAGCGCTACCCGCGGCGGTCGCCGCCCGTCCTCGCGCCCCGGAGGCGTCGACAAGGGCCCGGCGATCGCGCTGCTCGCGCTCGGGTTCGGTGCCATCGTGCTCTTCGACACGGTCCTCGGCGCCGGTGCGCTGATCTGGCCGGCGATGCTCGGCGTGGCCGGTGTCGCGCTGCTGTGGCGTCAGGCCGACGCCGCCCAGCGCGAGCGCTGGATCGATGGCACCGGACACCTCGACCTGGTGCGGATGGTCTTCGGCAAGGGCGGCTGGCGGGCCTACGTCCGTGTCGGTGTCGGCGTCGGGCTCATGCTCTTCGCGGTGATCCTCGCGGGCGGCCAGCTCGATCTCGGCAACGCGACCGCGCTGGTCATCGCCGGCCTGATCGTGCTCGGCGCCGGCTTCCTCGTCGCCGGACCCTGGGTGCGTCAGCTCGCCAGCGATCTCGGCAGCGAGCGCGAGGAGCGGATCCGGAGCCAGGAGCGCGCCGACATGGCCGCCCATCTGCACGACTCCGTTCTCCAGACGCTCGCGCTGATCCAGCGCAACTCCGGCGACCCCGCGATGGTGCAGAAACTCGCACGCGCCCAGGAGCGAGACCTGCGCGAGTGGCTCTTCTCGACCCCGGCCGAGGCCGACGAGACCTTCGCCGCGGCGCTGAAAGCGGCCACCGCCGAGGTCGAGGACGCCCACGGCGTGACCGTCGACGTGGTGGTCGTCGGCGACGGGCCATTTGACGAGACGGTGAGGCCGATCGTCGCTGCTACCCGCGAGGCCGTGACCAACGCCGCCAAGCACGCCGGCACGGGACGGGTCGACGTCTACGCCGAGGCGACCGAGGAGGCCTTCGAGGTCTTCGTCCGCGACCGTGGCGCCGGCTTCGTCCTGGACGAGGTCTCCGCGGACCGACATGGCGTACGAGACAGCATCATCGACCGGATGTCGCGCCACGGCGGCTCGGCTGTGGTGAGATCGTCACCGGGTGAAGGCACCGAGGTGCGGCTGAAGCAGCCTCGCACGAAGGAGGCCGGCTATGAAGGAGAACGGACATGA
- a CDS encoding PspC domain-containing protein, which yields MTIPPEAPLPPTPEPPSPVSEARTRPTGEQLRNLSGLRRTTHASPEGRHIAGVAGGIARHFDVDPLLVRVMLVVSVFFGGSGGIVYVAAWLLVPEETAEDGLIPVGPPARNLLLWIAGGIAAISLLGDAFGDTSVPWFWLAVLAVVALWYANRGKWGRRKQGGTLPVAPTTGDVAARAPAAPTRYLPAPWAPGTYDPNAPIRPAGRRRPPLLFGRAVAVAAIEVGVLGLVDVAGWAQVPASAYPAALLAVFGGFLVLGAFWGRAGGLIFLGLVSLAALPLTMIDMSNLETGSSIEIHPRSVAALETSYVVDAGAIVVDLSAIDPKTLDGHDLDITSSFGEITVIVPDDATVAAEATLGALGEAQVFDETRSGLGGFVLARTHVAGEEGSEPGLTDDADLHLTATADLGAINIYEESDPRAVRFVGTAERRTP from the coding sequence GTGACGATCCCGCCCGAGGCGCCGCTGCCTCCAACCCCGGAGCCGCCATCGCCTGTCTCCGAGGCGCGCACCCGCCCCACCGGCGAGCAGCTGCGCAACCTCAGTGGCCTGCGGCGTACGACCCATGCCTCCCCGGAGGGAAGGCACATCGCCGGCGTCGCGGGTGGGATCGCACGCCACTTCGACGTCGACCCGCTCCTGGTGCGGGTGATGCTGGTGGTGTCGGTGTTCTTCGGGGGCTCCGGCGGCATCGTGTACGTCGCGGCCTGGCTGCTGGTGCCCGAGGAGACCGCCGAGGACGGGCTGATCCCGGTCGGGCCTCCGGCCCGCAACCTCCTGCTCTGGATCGCCGGCGGCATCGCGGCGATCTCGCTGCTCGGTGACGCGTTCGGCGACACCAGCGTCCCCTGGTTCTGGCTCGCCGTGCTCGCGGTGGTCGCACTCTGGTACGCCAACCGTGGCAAGTGGGGCCGTCGCAAGCAGGGCGGGACACTGCCCGTCGCACCGACGACCGGTGACGTGGCCGCCCGTGCTCCTGCGGCTCCGACGCGCTATCTTCCGGCGCCGTGGGCGCCTGGCACCTACGACCCGAACGCGCCGATCCGGCCGGCCGGACGCCGGCGCCCGCCGCTGCTGTTCGGCCGGGCCGTAGCGGTCGCCGCGATCGAGGTCGGTGTCCTCGGCCTCGTCGACGTCGCCGGCTGGGCGCAGGTCCCGGCCAGCGCCTACCCGGCCGCGCTGCTGGCCGTCTTCGGTGGCTTCCTCGTGCTGGGCGCGTTCTGGGGCCGAGCGGGCGGGCTGATCTTCCTCGGGCTGGTCTCCCTGGCCGCGCTGCCGCTCACGATGATCGACATGTCGAACCTCGAGACCGGCAGCAGCATCGAGATCCACCCCCGCAGCGTCGCGGCCCTGGAGACCTCCTACGTGGTCGACGCGGGCGCGATCGTCGTCGACCTGAGCGCCATCGACCCGAAGACGCTCGACGGCCACGACCTCGACATCACCAGCTCGTTCGGCGAGATCACCGTGATCGTCCCCGACGACGCCACCGTCGCCGCGGAGGCGACCCTCGGGGCGCTGGGCGAGGCCCAGGTCTTCGACGAGACCCGCAGCGGCCTCGGCGGGTTCGTCCTGGCCCGCACCCATGTCGCCGGGGAGGAAGGCAGCGAGCCCGGCCTCACCGACGACGCCGACCTGCACCTGACCGCGACCGCCGACCTCGGGGCGATCAACATCTACGAGGAGAGCGACCCCAGAGCCGTACGCTTCGTCGGCACGGCCGAGAGGAGGACCCCATGA
- the pcrA gene encoding DNA helicase PcrA, giving the protein MSKPDQTPLASIPGLEAFASVQPADEPRTQRRGPSAEELLDGLNEPQKAAVQHQGAPLLVVAGAGSGKTRVLTRRIAWLISQRGAHPGSILAITFTNKAAAEMKERVEALVGKRARIMWVSTFHSACVRILRKEIDKVGLKSNFSIYDAQDQKRLMQLVLSDLDLDPRHYQPGQVLNWVSDQKNELRDVEAAEKDARNHLEQTYVAAYKEYQKRLRQANALDFDDLIMSTVELFRAYPEVREVYRRRFRHVLVDEYQDTNHAQYALVHELCADRMDDTALTDSYADEAPRSDPAELMVVGDADQSIYAFRGANIRNILDFEQDFPDATTILLEQNYRSTQTILTAANAVIKNNKGRKEKALWSDAGNGERIVGYVADDERDEARFVSDEIDKLVDGGLKAADVAVFYRTNAQSRVFEEVFIRTGQPYKVVGGVRFYERKEVRDALAYLRTLANPDDQVSLRRILNTPKRGIGDRAVACVNALAERDGLTFWEALQKAEDAPGMATRSLTNIKAFVAMVEELLQMVDAGERADVILETVLDRSGYLASLEESDDPQDETRVENLAELVAVAREFSDDPVAAPSADPADVDAGTVEPGLADFLERVALVADTDQIPDDEDGVVTLMTLHTAKGLEFPAVFLTGMEDGVFPHSRALGDGTELEEERRLAYVGITRAEKRLFISRAVVRSAWGAPSHNPGSRFLDELPVDLVDWRRTEKEMSSWGRPNFAGDSWGGGQRLGQPTAAGRRNFSSAALRADAAAKSKPARAVPSLDPGDRVTHDSFGLGTVVTIEGSGDKQVASIDFGDTGVKRLLLRYAPVEKL; this is encoded by the coding sequence ATGAGTAAGCCTGACCAGACCCCACTCGCTTCCATCCCGGGCCTCGAGGCCTTCGCCTCGGTGCAGCCGGCCGACGAGCCACGTACGCAACGGCGTGGACCGAGCGCCGAGGAGCTCCTCGACGGGCTCAACGAGCCCCAGAAGGCGGCGGTGCAGCACCAGGGTGCGCCCCTGCTGGTCGTCGCGGGCGCGGGGTCGGGGAAGACCCGCGTGCTGACCAGGCGGATCGCGTGGCTGATCTCCCAGCGTGGCGCCCATCCCGGCAGCATCCTGGCGATCACCTTCACCAACAAGGCCGCCGCCGAGATGAAGGAGCGCGTCGAGGCCCTGGTCGGCAAGCGCGCCCGGATCATGTGGGTCTCCACGTTCCACAGCGCCTGCGTGCGGATCCTCCGCAAGGAGATCGACAAAGTCGGGCTGAAGTCCAACTTCTCGATCTACGACGCCCAGGACCAGAAGCGGCTGATGCAGCTGGTGCTCAGCGATCTCGACCTGGACCCGCGCCACTACCAGCCCGGCCAGGTGCTCAACTGGGTCAGCGACCAGAAGAACGAGCTGCGTGACGTCGAGGCGGCCGAGAAGGACGCCCGCAACCACCTCGAGCAGACCTACGTCGCGGCCTACAAGGAGTATCAGAAGCGCCTGCGGCAGGCGAACGCCCTCGACTTCGACGACCTGATCATGTCGACCGTCGAGCTCTTCCGGGCCTATCCGGAGGTGCGGGAGGTCTACCGGCGCCGGTTCCGACACGTGCTGGTCGACGAATACCAGGACACCAACCACGCCCAGTACGCCCTGGTCCACGAGCTCTGTGCGGATCGCATGGACGACACCGCCCTGACCGACTCCTACGCCGACGAGGCGCCACGCAGCGACCCGGCCGAGCTGATGGTGGTCGGTGACGCCGACCAGTCGATCTACGCCTTCCGCGGCGCCAACATCCGCAACATCCTCGACTTCGAGCAGGACTTCCCCGACGCGACCACGATCCTGCTGGAGCAGAACTACCGCTCCACGCAGACGATCCTCACCGCCGCCAACGCGGTCATCAAGAACAACAAGGGCCGCAAGGAGAAGGCGTTGTGGAGCGACGCCGGCAACGGTGAGCGCATCGTCGGCTACGTCGCCGACGACGAGCGCGACGAGGCCCGGTTCGTCTCCGACGAGATCGACAAGCTCGTCGACGGCGGGCTCAAGGCCGCCGACGTCGCCGTCTTCTACCGCACCAACGCCCAGTCGCGCGTCTTCGAGGAGGTGTTCATCCGCACCGGCCAGCCCTACAAGGTCGTCGGCGGAGTGCGCTTCTACGAACGCAAGGAGGTGCGCGACGCGCTGGCCTACCTGCGCACCCTGGCCAACCCCGACGACCAGGTGTCGTTGCGTCGGATCCTCAACACCCCGAAGCGCGGTATCGGCGACCGCGCCGTGGCCTGCGTCAACGCGCTGGCCGAGCGCGATGGGCTGACCTTCTGGGAGGCGCTGCAGAAGGCCGAGGACGCCCCCGGCATGGCCACCCGCAGCCTGACCAACATCAAGGCCTTCGTCGCGATGGTCGAGGAGCTGCTGCAGATGGTCGACGCCGGCGAGCGAGCCGACGTGATCCTGGAGACGGTGCTCGACCGTTCGGGCTATCTCGCCTCGCTGGAGGAGTCCGACGACCCGCAGGACGAGACCCGGGTGGAGAACCTCGCCGAGCTGGTCGCCGTGGCCCGCGAGTTCTCCGACGACCCCGTCGCCGCCCCGAGCGCCGACCCGGCCGACGTCGACGCCGGCACGGTCGAGCCCGGTCTCGCCGACTTCCTGGAGCGGGTCGCGCTGGTTGCCGACACCGACCAGATCCCCGACGACGAGGACGGCGTGGTCACCCTGATGACCCTCCACACCGCCAAGGGCCTCGAGTTTCCCGCGGTCTTCCTCACCGGTATGGAGGACGGCGTCTTCCCGCACTCCCGGGCCCTCGGTGACGGCACCGAGCTCGAGGAGGAGCGCCGGCTGGCCTACGTCGGCATCACCCGCGCCGAGAAGCGGCTCTTCATCTCGCGGGCCGTCGTCCGGTCCGCGTGGGGCGCGCCCTCGCACAACCCGGGCAGCCGGTTCCTCGACGAGCTTCCGGTCGACCTGGTCGACTGGCGGCGTACGGAGAAGGAGATGTCCTCCTGGGGCCGGCCCAACTTCGCCGGGGACAGCTGGGGCGGTGGTCAACGTCTCGGCCAGCCCACGGCCGCCGGGCGCCGCAACTTCTCCTCGGCCGCCCTGCGCGCGGATGCCGCGGCCAAGTCGAAGCCCGCCCGCGCGGTGCCCTCGCTCGACCCGGGCGACCGGGTCACCCACGACTCCTTCGGCCTCGGCACCGTCGTCACCATCGAGGGCTCCGGCGACAAGCAGGTCGCGAGCATCGACTTCGGGGATACGGGGGTGAAGCGGTTGCTTCTCCGCTATGCCCCGGTCGAGAAGCTGTGA
- a CDS encoding acyltransferase encodes MSWTRGEPLTDVHRERLIAAGLAPEVLVGLELSEITGPLPEWWHEGGNALYLRDGFRLDERLIDLLGFYPFSDALIVVATDITSMQALLVGGDRPTIFIGPDTSMVWGEIYCGGDSSVILSGGLVATSRAQIDARNGGSIVTAPDQLWAANVYVATDDMHRLEDGETGQRINPYGAHIRLGEHVWLGRDAIVTGHVEIGDGAVVGMRSMVRNQKVEPRTAVAGVPARLIRENVVWSGEDTP; translated from the coding sequence ATGTCTTGGACCAGGGGTGAGCCGCTCACCGACGTACATCGGGAGCGGCTCATCGCCGCGGGGCTCGCGCCGGAGGTGCTCGTCGGGCTGGAGCTGAGCGAGATCACCGGGCCGCTGCCCGAGTGGTGGCACGAGGGCGGCAACGCGCTCTACCTGCGCGACGGCTTCCGGCTCGACGAGCGGCTGATCGACCTGCTCGGGTTCTACCCGTTCTCCGACGCGCTGATCGTGGTCGCGACCGACATCACCTCGATGCAGGCGCTGCTGGTCGGTGGTGACCGGCCGACGATCTTCATCGGCCCGGACACCAGCATGGTCTGGGGCGAGATCTACTGCGGCGGCGACTCGTCGGTGATCCTCTCCGGCGGCCTCGTCGCCACCTCGCGCGCGCAGATCGACGCCCGCAACGGCGGTTCGATCGTCACCGCCCCCGACCAGCTCTGGGCCGCCAACGTCTACGTCGCCACCGACGACATGCACCGCCTCGAGGACGGCGAGACGGGGCAGCGGATCAATCCGTACGGCGCCCACATCCGCCTCGGCGAGCACGTCTGGCTCGGTCGCGACGCGATCGTCACCGGTCATGTGGAGATCGGCGACGGCGCTGTCGTCGGGATGCGGAGCATGGTCCGCAACCAGAAGGTCGAGCCGCGTACGGCCGTGGCCGGTGTCCCGGCCCGGCTGATCCGCGAGAACGTCGTCTGGTCCGGCGAGGACACGCCCTGA
- a CDS encoding bifunctional SulP family inorganic anion transporter/carbonic anhydrase — MSSPRPTLPTGGSRPLDQLRQIIRFDVPASLVVFLVAVPLSLGIAVASGAPVAAGLIAAAAGGIVAGLFGGSPLQVSGPAAGMTVVVAETVAEFGWEATCAITVMAGMLQVVLGATRLGRYALAISPTVVSAMLAAIGISIVLGQLNVALGGRSQSSAFENVKHIIGNAQEPNIHAILAGLGVIAILLVWPRLPQRIRAVPGQLVAVVALTLLAAAWLPGAERVELGGDLLDEIGSVALPEGTPLAIAGAVLTVALVASVESLLSAVAVDKLHGGQRSNLNRELVGQGLANTASGALGGLPVTGVIVRSSTNVAAGARTRASAILHGVWVLLFALVLVGLVEQIPLAALAGLLIMMGTGLVRPADISQAHARGELWIYALTITGVLALNLIEGVMIGLVAALVLVLWRLVHVRIDVRPAGQAADGREKWLVEVHGSLSFLATPTLVSRLDAIPEGQLVELDLLVDYLDPAGRDQLDHWRARYEAAGGTVLVEHSGPHGVEAPHQERALKAPPISPRGLLPWGAWQDVRADHTDPHHPLALGVREYHRRHAAPLRPVYEGLADGQEPQAVFLTCVDSRVVPNLITSSGPGDLLTVRTMGNLVPEPSSTDSSVAAPMLFGVDDLGINTVVVCGHSRCGAITSALESTRAGEVPAGPVGDWLRHATPAIQEWQTGHPVGLAAAAAGRSEVDQVSQVNVAVMIDRLGELLAGRDVRLVGLFLDISDGTLQILRGDGFTTLTDAETDELAHLMEARPPEPA; from the coding sequence GTGTCATCACCTCGCCCGACCCTGCCCACCGGCGGGTCCAGACCACTCGATCAGCTCCGCCAGATCATTCGCTTCGACGTACCGGCCTCGCTGGTCGTCTTCCTCGTCGCCGTGCCGCTCTCGCTCGGCATCGCCGTCGCCTCCGGTGCACCTGTCGCCGCAGGCCTGATCGCCGCCGCGGCGGGCGGCATCGTCGCCGGTCTGTTCGGCGGCTCCCCGCTGCAGGTCAGCGGCCCGGCTGCCGGCATGACGGTCGTCGTGGCCGAGACGGTCGCCGAGTTCGGATGGGAGGCAACCTGCGCCATCACCGTGATGGCAGGGATGCTCCAGGTCGTGCTCGGTGCCACCCGGCTGGGACGCTACGCGCTGGCGATCTCGCCCACCGTCGTCAGCGCGATGCTCGCGGCGATCGGGATCTCGATCGTGCTCGGCCAGCTCAACGTCGCCCTCGGCGGCCGGTCGCAGTCCAGCGCGTTCGAGAACGTCAAGCACATCATCGGCAACGCGCAGGAGCCCAACATCCACGCCATCCTGGCCGGGCTCGGGGTGATCGCCATCCTGCTCGTCTGGCCACGGCTCCCGCAGCGGATCCGCGCGGTGCCCGGCCAGCTGGTGGCCGTCGTCGCGCTCACCCTCCTCGCGGCCGCGTGGCTACCGGGCGCCGAGCGGGTCGAGCTCGGTGGTGACCTGCTCGACGAGATCGGCTCGGTCGCGCTGCCGGAGGGCACCCCGCTCGCCATCGCCGGCGCGGTGCTGACCGTCGCGCTGGTCGCGAGCGTGGAGAGCCTGCTCTCCGCGGTCGCCGTCGACAAGCTGCACGGCGGCCAACGCAGCAACCTCAACCGCGAGCTCGTCGGTCAGGGACTGGCCAACACCGCCTCCGGCGCCCTGGGCGGTCTCCCCGTCACCGGCGTCATCGTGCGCAGCTCGACCAACGTCGCGGCAGGGGCCCGCACGCGTGCCTCCGCGATCCTGCACGGCGTCTGGGTGCTGCTCTTCGCCCTCGTCCTGGTCGGGCTCGTCGAGCAGATCCCGCTCGCGGCCCTGGCCGGCCTGCTGATCATGATGGGCACCGGCCTGGTCAGGCCCGCCGACATCTCCCAGGCGCACGCCCGAGGCGAGCTCTGGATCTACGCGCTGACCATCACCGGTGTGCTCGCGCTCAACCTCATCGAGGGCGTCATGATCGGCCTGGTCGCCGCTCTGGTCCTGGTGCTGTGGCGGCTCGTCCATGTGCGGATCGACGTACGCCCGGCCGGCCAGGCAGCCGACGGCCGCGAGAAGTGGCTGGTCGAGGTGCACGGCAGCCTCTCGTTCCTGGCGACGCCGACGCTGGTCAGCAGGCTCGACGCGATCCCGGAGGGCCAGCTCGTCGAGCTCGACCTCCTCGTCGACTACCTCGACCCGGCCGGACGCGACCAGCTCGACCACTGGCGAGCCCGCTACGAGGCCGCCGGCGGCACGGTGCTCGTGGAGCACTCCGGGCCGCACGGCGTCGAGGCACCGCATCAGGAACGGGCGCTGAAGGCACCGCCGATCAGCCCGCGAGGGCTGCTTCCGTGGGGCGCCTGGCAGGACGTACGCGCCGACCACACCGACCCGCACCATCCGCTGGCCCTCGGCGTCCGGGAGTACCACCGCCGGCACGCGGCGCCGCTGCGGCCGGTCTACGAGGGGCTGGCCGACGGCCAGGAGCCGCAGGCGGTGTTCCTGACCTGCGTCGACTCGCGGGTCGTACCCAACCTGATCACGTCCAGCGGCCCGGGCGACCTGCTGACGGTCCGCACCATGGGCAACCTCGTGCCCGAACCGAGCAGCACGGACAGCTCCGTCGCGGCGCCGATGCTGTTCGGTGTCGACGATCTCGGCATCAACACCGTCGTCGTCTGCGGCCACTCGCGCTGCGGTGCGATCACCTCAGCGCTGGAGAGCACCCGCGCCGGTGAGGTGCCCGCGGGTCCGGTCGGTGACTGGCTGCGCCATGCCACACCCGCGATCCAGGAGTGGCAGACCGGGCATCCGGTCGGTCTCGCCGCTGCCGCGGCCGGCCGGAGCGAGGTCGACCAGGTCTCCCAGGTCAACGTCGCGGTGATGATCGATCGGCTCGGGGAGCTGCTGGCCGGCCGGGACGTACGTCTCGTGGGGCTGTTCCTGGACATCTCCGACGGCACGCTGCAGATCCTGCGCGGCGACGGGTTCACGACGCTGACCGACGCGGAGACCGACGAGCTCGCCCACCTGATGGAGGCCAGGCCGCCCGAGCCCGCGTGA
- a CDS encoding TetR/AcrR family transcriptional regulator translates to MPPLNADRAVLIAAREVLLRDPRATMAAVAEEAGMGVAGLYRRYANKQALLRAVAADNYRRYIAFAEAALSDTDDPWHAFTGFLRQVLDDGLPRLTLALRGEVDLDQDLRDLDRLAVDTTNRLLRGARGSGILRPDVTRADIAVILEQIDRIDVGDDVRSAALRRRYLALVCDGLRADAASRRLPGPPPHEAELIGRWAGEISSVS, encoded by the coding sequence ATGCCGCCCCTCAACGCGGACCGCGCGGTCCTGATCGCTGCTCGCGAGGTGCTGCTCCGGGACCCCCGCGCGACGATGGCCGCGGTCGCCGAGGAGGCGGGGATGGGTGTGGCCGGCCTCTACCGCCGCTACGCCAACAAGCAGGCGCTGCTGCGCGCGGTCGCCGCCGACAACTACCGCCGCTACATCGCCTTCGCGGAGGCGGCGCTGAGCGACACCGATGACCCCTGGCACGCCTTCACCGGCTTCCTGCGCCAGGTGCTCGACGACGGCCTCCCGCGCCTCACCCTCGCCCTGCGCGGCGAGGTCGATCTCGATCAGGACCTGCGTGACCTGGACAGACTCGCCGTCGACACCACCAACCGGCTCCTGCGCGGCGCCCGCGGCAGCGGCATCCTCCGCCCCGACGTCACCCGGGCCGACATCGCCGTCATCCTCGAGCAGATCGACCGCATCGACGTCGGGGACGACGTACGCAGCGCCGCCCTGCGCCGCCGCTATCTCGCCCTCGTCTGCGACGGCCTGCGCGCCGACGCGGCCAGCCGCCGCCTCCCCGGCCCGCCTCCGCACGAGGCCGAGCTGATCGGGCGTTGGGCGGGGGAGATCTCCAGCGTCTCCTGA